The nucleotide window AGCTGCCGGGGGCGCACTCCTGGGTACCGGCTTGTAATGCCGCTTGGTACCCCACGCCGGAAGCTCTACGGTTGTGGCGTGGCGGGATACCGAAGATGAGGTGGCTGGCTGAGTGTTCAGCCGAGGCGCTCGGCGATGCGCTGCGGGTCGTGGCACCGGAGCTGAACGGATATCCGGTGACGGTACCTGCATCGGCGGGCGGCGACCCGCTGTGGCACAAGGCCAGCGCAATCGTCGGTGAGCAGTTCGTCGTGAAGTTCGCCTGGTCGCGTCCTGCCGCCCTCCGCCTGGCGCGGGAGATCGCGGTCCTGGATGCACTGTCGCGCGCGTCGGCGGTCCCGTTCTTGCCCGAGGTCGTCGTCGGCAGCACCGACCCCTTGTTGTTGATCACCAGGCTCGTGCCCGGGGCGTCCCTGTTCAAGGTCGTCGACTCGATCGACCGGGACCAGGCCGGCAGGCAGCTGGCGCGGTTCTTGGCGGCCCTGCACGACCCGTCAGCCGGCGAGCGTGTCCAGGCCGCCGTCGGTCGGCTCACCGGCGCTCAGCTCCCGCCGGCCACCACCACAGCCCTGCGCCAGC belongs to Streptantibioticus cattleyicolor NRRL 8057 = DSM 46488 and includes:
- a CDS encoding phosphotransferase family protein is translated as MRWLAECSAEALGDALRVVAPELNGYPVTVPASAGGDPLWHKASAIVGEQFVVKFAWSRPAALRLAREIAVLDALSRASAVPFLPEVVVGSTDPLLLITRLVPGASLFKVVDSIDRDQAGRQLARFLAALHDPSAGERVQAAVGRLTGAQLPPATTTALRQRLARWIQPEQHRTVMRWCDWADAVLACPGPAVLVHGDLHGDNQVWDHDELRLVVDFETIGAAEPEYELRALPGPGMGPGVELLTAAMRHYRQITGRQLSPERAMAWHLRNALSDALWRSEANIPLPDHRTPSQWVDDLSARFTALDIDPEASPQLPSRT